GTTTATAAGCAGAAATCCTTTAATAAAGCCTTATATAAGGAAAAGTAAAAAGGCCTGCTTTGCAGGCCTTTTTTTAATTTAAATATATTTCTATGTAAAATCAGATATTAATCCTTATGACAAATTCTATGGCTCCTTCTTTTTCTGATTTATTGAAATCAGCTTTAAAGCCGGAGCTTTTAATGGCTTCCACCGTTTGTTTTATGGAATTTTCAAAAATACGGAAGTCTTTGATGCGGTATTTTATTTTTGCTTTTTTCTTCTTTTTTTCCTTGGGCTGAATAATTTCTTCAATAAGCTTTTCTGTGCTGGCTACAGTTAAATTATCCTCTACAATATGTTTAATTACCTTTAGCTGCTCTTCTTCATCCGTGAGCTTTAATAAAGCTCTTGCATGGCGCTCTGAAAGGCCTTCTTCCAATAAAAGCCGTCTTACTCTTTTTGAAAGCTTTAAAAGCCTTATTTTATTTGCTATGGTGGACTGAGATTTGTTTACTTTTCGCGCCAAAGCCTCTTGGGTGAAAGAATAATCTTCCATCAAATTGACAAAGCCTTCGGCTTCCTCTATATAATTAAGGTCCTGCCGCTGTAAGTTTTCTATAATGGCTATGATTGCGCTGTCTTCTATGCCGATATTTGACATAATGGCAGGAATCGTCGAAAGGCCGGCGGCTTTGGCTGCCCTAAGCCTTCTTTCTCCCGCCACAAGCTCATACTGCATATTATTATTCATCCTTACGGTCACAGGCTGTAAAACGCCGTATTGGCGGATGCTTCCCGCAAGTTCCTCTATAGACTGCTTATCGAAAAACTTTCTTGGCTGATAAGGATTAGTTGTAATTTTATCTACGGGTATATAAAGAATTTCTCTTGAAGTTGTTAATGCCTGATTGCCCATATAGCACCTCTTTCGTAATGGATTTCACTATTGTTAATATATGGTAAATTATACTTATATTGGTATATTAACATATATTTCCCATGGGCAATTAATTGTCAAAATTTTTCAAATTATTAATTTGTTTTAATTTTCTATGTTTTTCGATACTATATTATAGGTTTTTCCTTTATAACACCGGGTTTTCTGGGGTATTTTGCCGGAGTGTGGCTTATTTTCTCTATAAAAATAAGAGAATGTATAATATCGCTTTGAGGAAGCTGCACTTTTTTCTCTTTTTTGATTTTTCCGCCCAATATTTTCAATGCATTTTGAGAAGAGGCTATTTCTTCTTTCGTATCAGGGCCTTTATAAGACACGAAACTTCCTCCTTTTTTTACATAAGGAAGACAGTATTCGGATAAAACCGAAAGGGACGCAACAGCCCTGGAAAAGCAGTAATCGAAGCTTTCCCTGTATTCTTTTTTAGAAGCCCCTTCTTCCGCCCTCATGTGGACGGCCTCTATATTCTTTAAAGAAAGCTTGTCTATCACCGTATTTAAAAAATTTACCCTTTTATTCAAAGAGTCTAAAAGGGTAAACTCTGCGTCGGGGCGCAGTATTTTAAGCGGTATTCCCGGAAAGCCTGCTCCCGTTCCTATATCGACGGATTTTGAGAAAGGCAAAAGCTCCATATATTTTAAAGCCGAAAGACTGTCTAAAAAATGCTTTATAATAATTTCTTTCTCATCGGTGATTGCTGTAAGGTTCATTTTTTCATTCCATTCAATTAATAAAGCCTTATATTCTTCGAGCCTTTCGGCGGCTTCAAAGTCAATATAAAGGTCCATAGACGCTGCATACTCTATCAGAAGCCTTTTAAAATCCATTATTCTCTCCTATTCCTGCTCTATTCCGTAAATTTTCCATTTGCCGAAGGTATCCGGCTCCGTAAGCATATATATGTGAAAAAGCCTTGTTTTTTTTCTTTCCTTATCCATAAAGAGGACTGTATTCATGCGACAGTTCTTCGGTTCCTTCATAAAGTTCACATTGACGATAAAAGGAGAGCATTTTATGTTTATGTCTGAGAGCTCCGTCTTAAGCATATTTAAGTCAATTCTATCCAGATAGTTTTTGCTTATATACGCCCTTGCGTCTTCAAGACTGTGGCTTCTTACGGCATCTATAAAACGATTTAAAATATACTCGCTGTTATCTTCCGTGTTATATTTAAAGAAAGCCTTTTTGCTTTCGTCACATTCTCCTTTAATAAAAGAACTGCCTATCTTTCGTATCGGTCCCTGGTTTTTCATTGGTAGAAAAAAGTCGAATCCATACACTTGTCTGACTCCTCCTATAAAGAGCTACTGATTAAATTTCAATAAATTAAAATTTAGTTACTATAAGCAGCTCAAGAATGTCTGTAAAATATCTATAAAGTTCAGTAAAATGATAATCTCTGGTAAAAGAATAATTTGAATAGCCTTATAGCATGTTTTGAAACTCCAAATCTTAGTTTATTTCACCTGTCATTAAAAATACTCGAAATGCTTCCTGGCTGGCCATTTAAAATCCCACAGACAGCGGGTTTTCATAAAAGCGGTTTTCTTTCCTAAGGGAAAAAGGTTAAAGAGCATTTCTGTATTCCTTCCCCAGATTTTTGGCTTTGCAAAAACCTGGGCATCATGCCTTTGGCATTATTTTACGGCCGGATTTCTTGACCGTTCTGCTTAAACTTCGAATTCTCAGGCGAAACCTCCGTTGATTTTCGATTTCAAAACATGCCCTAGAAAAAATTACGATAATTTCTTCAAAGGCAATATTTAAAATTTAACACCCCATTACTGTTACAGGCATATCTTTTTGCCTTATTTATCCTGCCATCTGTAAATGGACCTATAGGCTTCCGTAGGGGGGCGATGGCTATAGGCAAACGCCCTCATCGTCCCTATAAGAATACAGCGGGATAAACAAGAACCTTCGCCTTATTTATATTCGCCCCTCTGTACCTTAAAGCCACTGCCCCTTATTTTAGCTTCAATATACTGATACTCAATAAGCCTGCAAGCTTATTAAATATACTATTAATTTATGCTGAAAACTAAATAAGTGAAGCTACATTTTTAATTTTAGGGGCTCTTTTTAAATATTCAATAAAGGCGCTTTTTAAGCTTATTTTATAAAAAGTAAAGATAAAAAATAATACCAAAATCAGCTTTTAAAAAACGTCTTCTTATACTTAAGCTTCTCTTGAAAGAGATTTCAGATAAACAAGAAGGACAGAGATATCCGCAGGGGAAACCCCTGTAATGCGGGAAGCATGGCCCAGGTTTTCCGGTCTTATTTTATCAAGCTTTTGCCTTGCTTCTATGCGAAGGCCGGATATCTTACTATAGTCTATCGTTTCAGGAAGGAGCTTCTCTTCCATTTTTTTAAACTGGTTTACCTGAAGCATCTGTCTTTTAATATAGCCTTCGTATTTTATCTGAATATTCACTTGCTCCTGAATATAAGAAGGCAATTGGGGCCTGCCCGTATCCGTAGGAGAAAGCTTGAAATAATCAAGCTCCGGCCTTCTTATCAGCTCTGAAAGGCCTGCCCCTGTACTTATTTCCGTGCTTTTATAAAGCCTTAAAAC
This is a stretch of genomic DNA from Anaeropeptidivorans aminofermentans. It encodes these proteins:
- the noc gene encoding nucleoid occlusion protein, yielding MGNQALTTSREILYIPVDKITTNPYQPRKFFDKQSIEELAGSIRQYGVLQPVTVRMNNNMQYELVAGERRLRAAKAAGLSTIPAIMSNIGIEDSAIIAIIENLQRQDLNYIEEAEGFVNLMEDYSFTQEALARKVNKSQSTIANKIRLLKLSKRVRRLLLEEGLSERHARALLKLTDEEEQLKVIKHIVEDNLTVASTEKLIEEIIQPKEKKKKKAKIKYRIKDFRIFENSIKQTVEAIKSSGFKADFNKSEKEGAIEFVIRINI
- the rsmG gene encoding 16S rRNA (guanine(527)-N(7))-methyltransferase RsmG encodes the protein MDFKRLLIEYAASMDLYIDFEAAERLEEYKALLIEWNEKMNLTAITDEKEIIIKHFLDSLSALKYMELLPFSKSVDIGTGAGFPGIPLKILRPDAEFTLLDSLNKRVNFLNTVIDKLSLKNIEAVHMRAEEGASKKEYRESFDYCFSRAVASLSVLSEYCLPYVKKGGSFVSYKGPDTKEEIASSQNALKILGGKIKKEKKVQLPQSDIIHSLIFIEKISHTPAKYPRKPGVIKEKPII